The Pontibacter sp. SGAir0037 DNA segment ACATCAGCCCTGGTAAGCCCTGTTTCAGGTCCGTCTTTTGTATCCACATGAAAAGCAGGGTTCTGATTCCGCGTTTCTCCCCGCAGGTTCTCACTCTGGGTTTCTTCTTCAGCCTCAGTATCTCTGCGCAGGTCGCAGCTCATTGTACTGATGCCAAGCACAAAGATAGCCCCCCACATTAAATTTGTTTTTTTCATAGCTTGGTCATGGTTTTAAGTTCCGGTTCTGATACCTCCCTTGTACTAACTATGTAGTACGTAGTTTTATAGGATGCTGGTTCTTAAAACCTTCTGACTGAGTTATAAATAGTACAAAGCCGCATTTATAGAACTCCTAAACTATAAAATGCTTATTTTTGTATAAGTATTTACATCAGAATTAATTTTTCAGAATGAAGACAGCAGAAATTCATACAGGTAAAGGTGTTATGAAAGTGGAGTTCTACGAGAAAGACGCTCCTAAAACAGTAGAAAACTTTGTGTCACTTGCCCAAAAAGGCTTTTACGATGGCTTAACTTTTCACAGGGTAATTCCTGATTTTGTGATACAGGGAGGTTGCCCTAACAGCCGCGAAGGCGCCAAAGGTGTACCAGGCACAGGCGGCCCAGGCTACAAAATCGACTGCGAACTTACCGGTGATAACCAATACCACGATCGTGGTGTACTTTCTATGGCACATGCAGGTCGCAATACGGGTGGCTCGCAATTTTTTATCTGCCACAGCAGAAACAACACAGCCCATTTAGACCGCAACCATACCTG contains these protein-coding regions:
- a CDS encoding peptidylprolyl isomerase, which encodes MKTAEIHTGKGVMKVEFYEKDAPKTVENFVSLAQKGFYDGLTFHRVIPDFVIQGGCPNSREGAKGVPGTGGPGYKIDCELTGDNQYHDRGVLSMAHAGRNTGGSQFFICHSRNNTAHLDRNHTCFGKVVEGLDVIDQIRANDKIEKIVVNEA